TTGTAGAACTTGGGAAGAGTTCCAGCCCGCCGTTTGTACATTACAGGAGAGGGCGATGTGTAATCAAGAGTAGCAATTTTGACCGGAGAGCAGCGATGTCATTGAAAACGATTGTGGTTGCTGGTGCGAGTCGTGGGATTGGACTAGCGGTAGCAGAACATTTACAGTCCCGTTGCGATCGCCTACTGAGTATCTCCCGCACGCCTTCCCCGATAGGTGAATGGATTCAGGCTGACTTGTCCGATCCCAAGGGAATAGAAACGGTTGCTGACGCTTTGGGCGATCGCGCCTTGGATGCCCTACTTTATATGGGGGGGACTTGGGAAACCCATGCTTTCACCCATCAGTACCGCTTTGAAGAGTGTTCCGACGAAGACATTACCCGCGTCATTCAAGTCAACTTGATCGCGCCGATTCGATTGGTGAAAGCGTTGCTCCCTGCACTGCGGCGATCGCTCAATCCTAAAATTGTGTTCATGGGATCGCTCTCTGGGCGCGATAATTTTCCAGGGCGAGAGGTGGCCAATAGTGCCTCCAAATTCGGCTTGCGTGGAGTCGTGCATTCCTTGCGAGAGGAATTGCGTCCTCAGCAGATTGGAGTCACAGTCATTAACCCAGGTAATGTAGGAACGCCTGAAGTGCTAGCCGATCTAGCCGCGAATCATTTAACAGGGGGACAAGCAATTCCCCTACCGGATCTGCTCAAGATTCTCGACTGCGTGCTGTCGCTATCGCGCTCTACTTGTATCAAGGAAATTGATGTACCTGCCATGCTAGGGGAGGGAGCCTAGCCTGAAAAGCGTACCGTTTAAGCGATCGCTCCAAACACCAGAAGAGAGCAGTCTAGGATCGAACCTGAAACTGCTCTCTTTGACTCAGGATGGCGAGATTAAACTTGATAATTGACAATGCGGCTAAAACTTTGAGGTTCCAGACTCGCGCCGCCAACTAACGCGCCATCAATTTCCGGCTGGGCCATAATCTCATCAATATTCGTCGGTTTCACCGAACCGCCGTATTGAATCGGCACATTTTGATTGCTCAAGCGAGAACGAATCAA
This sequence is a window from Desertifilum tharense IPPAS B-1220. Protein-coding genes within it:
- a CDS encoding SDR family oxidoreductase, yielding MSLKTIVVAGASRGIGLAVAEHLQSRCDRLLSISRTPSPIGEWIQADLSDPKGIETVADALGDRALDALLYMGGTWETHAFTHQYRFEECSDEDITRVIQVNLIAPIRLVKALLPALRRSLNPKIVFMGSLSGRDNFPGREVANSASKFGLRGVVHSLREELRPQQIGVTVINPGNVGTPEVLADLAANHLTGGQAIPLPDLLKILDCVLSLSRSTCIKEIDVPAMLGEGA